TCCACTGCCATCCAGAGCGCGAGAACGGCGGCGGCGGCGACGAACGGGCGCAGACGCGACGAATGGAGCGATCGCGTGGACATCGCCATGGCGGTTCTCCTTGGCTCCCGAGTCGGTTCACTATACGCGAAGTCGGTCGGAGGACGAGCGCCGGAACGGACGACAGCCGCCCGCACCGTGCGCGCTTCACAGTACGGGCGTGACGCGAATGGTGATGCCCTCGCGCGCGACGCTCAAGCGGATGTCGACCGGGTCGGCATCGGCCGGCAGCTCGGGACGGAGGTAGGTCAACACGTACTGGCCCAGGATCTCGTCGGCGATGGCGGCGAGCGGCGCATCCAGCCGGGTGTGGTTGGCGACGGTCGCGAACCGGCCCCCGGTGCGCGCCGCAATCTCGGCGAGACTTCCCAGCAGATCACCGGGCCGCCGGCGCAGCGTCACGATGTGGATCGGCGTGCCCATCCGCGTCAGCGGATTCAGGTAGTCCCGGACGTAGAGCTCCGAGGGCTGGCGGCTCGCGACGGACGACGTGACCGCGACGATGACCGGGCGTCGCGGCGACTCCTCGGCGATTCTCCGACGAGCTTCGATCAACGCGTTCTGGAAGCTGTTGTTGAATCCGGGACTGGGAAACAGCCGCGCGATCGCCTCGCGCATCTCGGCCGTCCGCATGGTGGGCGCCACGACCCTCCTCGGCGTGCCGCCGAACACCATCAACGACATCCGTGCGCTGCCCGCCAGCGTGTCGACGAACCCCAGCAACGCCCGCCGCAAGTGGGGCGTCGCGGAAACGAGGTTCCGACTCGTATCGACCAGGAGAAAGACATCGACCGCCGCGGTCGGCCGCACGAGGTGCATCACCTGCCCCGGTACGCCGTTCTCGGTGACGGTCACGTCGCCGGGCTGCAGATCGACGATCGGGACGCCGTCCCGATCGAGCACCGTGAGGTAGAACTGCTGCGCCGTCTGCGCCGGCAACACGGGGTGCACCTCGACGCCAACGACGAGGAGGGCGGCGATGGCGACGAAGCGGCGAAGATGCGAAGCACGGCGCCGGGGCTCGGCACTCGGTCCCTGCGCACCGCTCGCAGCCGCCCGGCCGACGATCACGGCATGGCGTCGGCCGGCCACGGCGTACGGCATGGCTCACCCCGTTCGTAGCGCCGGAGATTCACGCGCAGACGCCGAACCACGTCCGGCAACCGGGCCAGCTCGGCCGCGCCGATCAGCGCTCGCTGCACTTCGGCGGCCTGGCCGAAGCGGCCGACCTCGGCGAGGGTCATCGCCATCGTCTCGCCGAGATCGAGGGTCGGCTCCGGTTCCGCGTCCATGACCTGCTCGACCAGCGTCATCGCCCGCCGGCCGTTGCGGATCGTCGGGTCGGGCGCGGCGGCGAGCAGCCGGGCCAGCGCGTGCGCGAAGGAGGTCTCCCGGGGAAACGCGTCCATCGCGGTCGCCAGGCGGTCGTGCGCCTCGCGGTAGCGCCCGAGCTGCACGAGGGCCATCGCGTATCCGAACCGGGCCTCGAGCGCGTCCGGGTTGGTGCGCAGCACCAGCTCGTAGTACGACAGCGACGACTCGGGATCGCCCGCGCGCCGCAGGCTGATCGCCATCCGCAGGTGCACGGCATCGTCTCCGGGCCGGTGGCGCAGCGCGGTCCGGAACCGTGCGACGGCCTCGGCATGTCGTCCCGTCTCCTGCAGAAGCACGCCGATGCTGTAGTGCGACGGGAAGTAGTCGGGGGTGGTCCGCACGACCCGCTGGAACTCGGTCATCGCGCCGTCCAGATCGCCGGTCATGAACAGCGCCGTGCCGAGCCGGTGCCGCAGCCCCGGGTCGTCGGGATCCAGCTCGAGCCCCTGCCGGAACTGCGCGATCGCGGCCGGCCATTCCTGCCGGTCGAGCGACTCCAGGCCGCTGTTCTCGTAGGTGCCGGCAGTCGTGAGGAGCGAGTCGAGCGCGGCCATCAGCGGGTCCGCCGGCCGGATTTCGGCATTCTCGCGCTGCCGCAGGTGCTCTTCGGCCTTCGCGTCGTCCCCCAGCCCCCGATAGGCCATACCGAGCGGGTAGTGCACCGCACCGATTTCCGGGTTGCGCGCCAGGATCTCCTCCAGCAGGTCGGCGGCGCGGCGGAAGTCCTCCTCGAGCAGCGCCGTCCGGGCCAGACCGTAGCGCGCCGACAGCGACGACGGAAACAGCGCCAGCGCCTGTGCGAAGAGCGGCTCGGCCTCGTCGGGCCGGCCCTGCTCCAGACGGATGTCGCCGAGCCAGAACAGCGTCGTCGGATCCTCCGGCTGGATGCGGAGGACCTGCTCAAAGAACGCGGCCGATTCGTCCAGCGCGCCGCGGTCGCGGTACAACTGCGCGAGGTAATAGGGCCAGCGACCGTCGTCCGGGGCCAGAGCCGCCGCCTCGCGCAGGCACGGCTCGGCCTCATCGGTGAACCACGCCGCCATGAACGTCATCCCCATCACGCCGACGGCCTCGGCCGCCAGCTCCTGCGGGAGACCGGCCCGCTCGTCGCGCGGCGGCAACGCGGCATGGCGGTCGCGAACCTGCGTCCGCACCGATTCGCCCACGCGGGCGAGATCCGGCAGCGCTTCCCCGCAGGATGCCGGCGCGGCCGTGGCGGCCTGCGTTCCGGCCGCCACGTCCGCCGGCGCCTGCGAGTCCCGGGAGGCAGGCCCGTTCGGTGCGGAGCATCCCGCGAGCAACGCCGCGAGCCCGAGGATCGCCGCCGGCCGCAGCATCGCGGCCGGCCCTTCGGCCCCGGACCTCCATCGTCCCGGCATCAGGAACTCCCCGTTCCCTGCTCGAGCGTGGTCCATCGGTCGACCTCGACGTCGTCCCAGGTCTCCGTCCGCCCGTCCGGCCAGTGCACCTCCACCGCGGGCCGGCCGTCCGAGTCCCCGAGTCCGACGAGTACGCGCGGATCGTTGGCCGAGGCGTAGCTGCCGTCCGAACGCGCGCGGCGCCACCGGGTCGGCTCGCCGGGACGACGCACCGCCACCCGGGCCCCGAGCATGTCCCGCCCCCCGGCGCCGGCGAGCCGCAGCCCGATCCAGTGCCGCCGGTTGCCGACCCGATTGATGAGCAGCCGCACGGGGCCGGTGTCGTTACCCACCACCACATCGACGTCGCCGTCGTTGTCGACGTCGCCGAAGGCGGCGCCGCGACCCGTCTCCGACAGCTCGAACACCGCGCCGGCGGCCCCGGTCACGTCCTCGAAGGTGCCGTCGCCCAGGTTGCGGAACAGCGACTTGCGCTGGTCGTACGGGAACGGACGATCCGCCGGTCCGGGACTGGCGATGACCGTACCGTTGACCGCCAGCAGGTCGAGCCAGCCGTCGTTGTCGTAGTCGAACCAGGTGGTGCCCCACCCGGTGTAGGGCAGGCTGCCGGCGCCGAGCCCCGATACCGTGCTCCGATCCCGGAACGACGCCGTCCCGTCGTTCACGTAGAGGTTGTTGCCCTCGTTCGTGATGTGGGTCATGAAGAGGTCTTCGTCGCCGTCGTTGTCGTAGTCCCCGGCGTCCACGCCCATGCTCGCCTCGGCCAGCCCCATCCCGCTCAGGGCCGCCCCGGCCAGCAGCGCCACGTCGCGGAAGGTCCCGTCCTGCTGGTTGATCCACAGCAGGTTCTCGGTGGCGTCGTTGGCCACGTAGATGTCGATCCAGCCGTCGCCGTCGTAGTCGGCGACCACGACGCCGAGGGCCGGGCCGAACTGGCCTCCCAC
This DNA window, taken from Acidobacteriota bacterium, encodes the following:
- a CDS encoding VWA domain-containing protein; its protein translation is MPYAVAGRRHAVIVGRAAASGAQGPSAEPRRRASHLRRFVAIAALLVVGVEVHPVLPAQTAQQFYLTVLDRDGVPIVDLQPGDVTVTENGVPGQVMHLVRPTAAVDVFLLVDTSRNLVSATPHLRRALLGFVDTLAGSARMSLMVFGGTPRRVVAPTMRTAEMREAIARLFPSPGFNNSFQNALIEARRRIAEESPRRPVIVAVTSSVASRQPSELYVRDYLNPLTRMGTPIHIVTLRRRPGDLLGSLAEIAARTGGRFATVANHTRLDAPLAAIADEILGQYVLTYLRPELPADADPVDIRLSVAREGITIRVTPVL
- a CDS encoding tetratricopeptide repeat protein, whose product is MDHARAGNGEFLMPGRWRSGAEGPAAMLRPAAILGLAALLAGCSAPNGPASRDSQAPADVAAGTQAATAAPASCGEALPDLARVGESVRTQVRDRHAALPPRDERAGLPQELAAEAVGVMGMTFMAAWFTDEAEPCLREAAALAPDDGRWPYYLAQLYRDRGALDESAAFFEQVLRIQPEDPTTLFWLGDIRLEQGRPDEAEPLFAQALALFPSSLSARYGLARTALLEEDFRRAADLLEEILARNPEIGAVHYPLGMAYRGLGDDAKAEEHLRQRENAEIRPADPLMAALDSLLTTAGTYENSGLESLDRQEWPAAIAQFRQGLELDPDDPGLRHRLGTALFMTGDLDGAMTEFQRVVRTTPDYFPSHYSIGVLLQETGRHAEAVARFRTALRHRPGDDAVHLRMAISLRRAGDPESSLSYYELVLRTNPDALEARFGYAMALVQLGRYREAHDRLATAMDAFPRETSFAHALARLLAAAPDPTIRNGRRAMTLVEQVMDAEPEPTLDLGETMAMTLAEVGRFGQAAEVQRALIGAAELARLPDVVRRLRVNLRRYERGEPCRTPWPADAMP
- a CDS encoding CRTAC1 family protein, producing IGLVDAGAGSGAAGDWFVDGAADSGLDFVHFNGASGEFYYPEILPPGVGLLDYDNDGDLDVYLVQGRVLGQGATAAGAPAPPKGALPLRGRLYRNDLEVAADGSRTLRFADVTAGSGIDADGFGLGVAAGDVNNDGWTDLLLTNFGPASLYLNQGDGTFREASAAGGIDGAPGFGVSAAFVDFDRDGWLDLYVGHNVNYALDNTIECSNVTGASDYCPPETYGGTPDHLYRNTGDGRFVDVSDSALVGGQFGPALGVVVADYDGDGWIDIYVANDATENLLWINQQDGTFRDVALLAGAALSGMGLAEASMGVDAGDYDNDGDEDLFMTHITNEGNNLYVNDGTASFRDRSTVSGLGAGSLPYTGWGTTWFDYDNDGWLDLLAVNGTVIASPGPADRPFPYDQRKSLFRNLGDGTFEDVTGAAGAVFELSETGRGAAFGDVDNDGDVDVVVGNDTGPVRLLINRVGNRRHWIGLRLAGAGGRDMLGARVAVRRPGEPTRWRRARSDGSYASANDPRVLVGLGDSDGRPAVEVHWPDGRTETWDDVEVDRWTTLEQGTGSS